A single window of Microplitis demolitor isolate Queensland-Clemson2020A chromosome 7, iyMicDemo2.1a, whole genome shotgun sequence DNA harbors:
- the LOC103580505 gene encoding M-phase phosphoprotein 6, producing MEKVQLSKSILQMKFMKRTKEKVDKEQFQLEGEEYFESQLTTKMKKESGKYMMEPSYVFCEQLIDGRLSFRGMNPEIEKLMEQENNLKVLKQEKLRETEVSDEQMAKRFKSAHVKTMGKKFQTKRNRHIRFQSDDDDEDQVKPINAKKGFMKPKD from the exons atggagaAAGTACAATTATCAAAAAGTATTTTACAAATGAAG tttatgaaaagaacaaaagaaaaagttgataaagaACAATTTCAATTGGAAGGTGAAGAATATTTCGAGAGTCAATTAAcgacaaaaatgaaaaaagaatc tGGGAAATATATGATGGAACCGAGTTATGTATTTTGTGAACAGTTAATCGATGGACGATTAAGTTTCCGCGGTATGAATcctgaaattgaaaaattaatggagcaagaaaacaatttaaaagttttgaaacaagaaaaattgcGTGAAACAGAAGTATCTGATGAACAAATGGCTAAACGCTTCAAGTCCGCACATGTCAAGAcaatgggaaaaaaatttcaaactaaaaGAAATCGTCATATAAGATTTCAATCTGACGATGACGATGAAGATCAAGTCAAAccaataaatgcaaaaaaaggTTTCATGAAACCGaaagattaa
- the LOC103580503 gene encoding protein bric-a-brac 2 isoform X6 — MGSSQQFSLRWNNYLKHITCAFDTLRTDEDLVDVTLSCEGKRIRAHKMLLSACSTYFRDLFKENPCQHPVIIFRNVKFDDLAALVDFMYQGEVNVVQEQLASFLTTAELLAVQGLTDGTGKDNDSVTEEDVELPNEPEVQLQNAAGKLMVNNKGSKSPSSPMPFHSIELQPDIPPTKRRKYRDSGLSNAEKSSSIGSKKDLNDKLVESQVNASGSNPVEIIPLMPNLKLEMPEYLEQDGSSCSYEEQSTGDGSTIKIGDDVLSNTADEEHKPDISQTFYSSQSTDISDAKHSTAEIGHLLSKPSTSSERITQEAAQVLVSLQPVKTRNNFSPMPRPNILQT, encoded by the exons ATGGGTTCCAGTCAACAATTTTCCCTTAGATGGAATAATTATCTAAAGCACATCACTTGTGCTTTTGATACATTAAGAACTGATGAAGATTTAGTTGATGTAACATTAAGCTGCGAAGGCAAACGTATTCGAgcacataaaatgttattatcaGCATGCAGTACATATTTTCGTGATTTATTCaag GAGAACCCATGCCAACATCCAGTCATAATATTCCGAAATGTTAAATTTGATGATCTAGCAGCTTTAGTTGATTTTATGTATCAAGGAGAAGTCAACGTAGTACAAGAACAATTAGCTAGTTTTCTTACAACAGCAGAATTATTAGCAGTACAAGGACTTACTGATGGAACAGGAAAGGACAATGATAGTGTAACAGAG gAGGATGTAGAATTGCCCAATGAACCAGAAGTACAACTTCAAAATGCTGCAGGTAAGCTCATGGTAAATAACAAAGGAAGTAAATCACCATCATCACCAATGCCATTTCATTCAATTGAATTACAACCCGATATACCACCAACAAAACGCCGAAAATATCGTGACAGTGGATTATCAAATGCCGAAAAATCTAGTAGTATTGGgtcaaaaaaagatttaaacgataaattagtTGAAAGTCAAGTAAATGCATCAGGATCAAACCCCGTGGAAATAATACCTCTAAtgccaaatttaaaattggaaATGCCAGAGTATTTAGAGCAGGATGGCAGTAGTTGTAGTTATGAAGAACAAAGTACTGGAGATGGTTCGACAATTAAAATAGGCGATGATGTTTTGTCTAATACTGCAGATGAAGAGCATAAACCTGATATAAGTCAAACATTTTATTCAAGTCAATCAACCGATATTTCTGATGCTAAACATTCAACAGCAGAAATTG gaCACTTACTTTCAAAACCTAGTACATCAAGCGAGCGAATAACTCAGGAAGCAGCTCAAG
- the LOC103580503 gene encoding protein bric-a-brac 2 isoform X7: protein MGSSQQFSLRWNNYLKHITCAFDTLRTDEDLVDVTLSCEGKRIRAHKMLLSACSTYFRDLFKENPCQHPVIIFRNVKFDDLAALVDFMYQGEVNVVQEQLASFLTTAELLAVQGLTDGTGKDNDSVTEEDVELPNEPEVQLQNAAGKLMVNNKGSKSPSSPMPFHSIELQPDIPPTKRRKYRDSGLSNAEKSSSIGSKKDLNDKLVESQVNASGSNPVEIIPLMPNLKLEMPEYLEQDGSSCSYEEQSTGDGSTIKIGDDVLSNTADEEHKPDISQTFYSSQSTDISDAKHSTAEIGHLLSKPSTSSERITQEAAQVEVTVSRSGMYQHFLFFKTK, encoded by the exons ATGGGTTCCAGTCAACAATTTTCCCTTAGATGGAATAATTATCTAAAGCACATCACTTGTGCTTTTGATACATTAAGAACTGATGAAGATTTAGTTGATGTAACATTAAGCTGCGAAGGCAAACGTATTCGAgcacataaaatgttattatcaGCATGCAGTACATATTTTCGTGATTTATTCaag GAGAACCCATGCCAACATCCAGTCATAATATTCCGAAATGTTAAATTTGATGATCTAGCAGCTTTAGTTGATTTTATGTATCAAGGAGAAGTCAACGTAGTACAAGAACAATTAGCTAGTTTTCTTACAACAGCAGAATTATTAGCAGTACAAGGACTTACTGATGGAACAGGAAAGGACAATGATAGTGTAACAGAG gAGGATGTAGAATTGCCCAATGAACCAGAAGTACAACTTCAAAATGCTGCAGGTAAGCTCATGGTAAATAACAAAGGAAGTAAATCACCATCATCACCAATGCCATTTCATTCAATTGAATTACAACCCGATATACCACCAACAAAACGCCGAAAATATCGTGACAGTGGATTATCAAATGCCGAAAAATCTAGTAGTATTGGgtcaaaaaaagatttaaacgataaattagtTGAAAGTCAAGTAAATGCATCAGGATCAAACCCCGTGGAAATAATACCTCTAAtgccaaatttaaaattggaaATGCCAGAGTATTTAGAGCAGGATGGCAGTAGTTGTAGTTATGAAGAACAAAGTACTGGAGATGGTTCGACAATTAAAATAGGCGATGATGTTTTGTCTAATACTGCAGATGAAGAGCATAAACCTGATATAAGTCAAACATTTTATTCAAGTCAATCAACCGATATTTCTGATGCTAAACATTCAACAGCAGAAATTG gaCACTTACTTTCAAAACCTAGTACATCAAGCGAGCGAATAACTCAGGAAGCAGCTCAAG TAGAGGTGACGGTATCGCGATCTGGCATGTATCAACATTTTCTGttctttaaaacaaaataa
- the LOC103580503 gene encoding broad-complex core protein isoforms 1/2/3/4/5 isoform X5 — protein MGSSQQFSLRWNNYLKHITCAFDTLRTDEDLVDVTLSCEGKRIRAHKMLLSACSTYFRDLFKENPCQHPVIIFRNVKFDDLAALVDFMYQGEVNVVQEQLASFLTTAELLAVQGLTDGTGKDNDSVTEEDVELPNEPEVQLQNAAGKLMVNNKGSKSPSSPMPFHSIELQPDIPPTKRRKYRDSGLSNAEKSSSIGSKKDLNDKLVESQVNASGSNPVEIIPLMPNLKLEMPEYLEQDGSSCSYEEQSTGDGSTIKIGDDVLSNTADEEHKPDISQTFYSSQSTDISDAKHSTAEIGHLLSKPSTSSERITQEAAQGGITYISGQPHSLSKANGHGKVCVHCKRRGVLTSRGKLKQTRFKCWACNACLCRWPCFAEFHELRAIPHIPPP, from the exons ATGGGTTCCAGTCAACAATTTTCCCTTAGATGGAATAATTATCTAAAGCACATCACTTGTGCTTTTGATACATTAAGAACTGATGAAGATTTAGTTGATGTAACATTAAGCTGCGAAGGCAAACGTATTCGAgcacataaaatgttattatcaGCATGCAGTACATATTTTCGTGATTTATTCaag GAGAACCCATGCCAACATCCAGTCATAATATTCCGAAATGTTAAATTTGATGATCTAGCAGCTTTAGTTGATTTTATGTATCAAGGAGAAGTCAACGTAGTACAAGAACAATTAGCTAGTTTTCTTACAACAGCAGAATTATTAGCAGTACAAGGACTTACTGATGGAACAGGAAAGGACAATGATAGTGTAACAGAG gAGGATGTAGAATTGCCCAATGAACCAGAAGTACAACTTCAAAATGCTGCAGGTAAGCTCATGGTAAATAACAAAGGAAGTAAATCACCATCATCACCAATGCCATTTCATTCAATTGAATTACAACCCGATATACCACCAACAAAACGCCGAAAATATCGTGACAGTGGATTATCAAATGCCGAAAAATCTAGTAGTATTGGgtcaaaaaaagatttaaacgataaattagtTGAAAGTCAAGTAAATGCATCAGGATCAAACCCCGTGGAAATAATACCTCTAAtgccaaatttaaaattggaaATGCCAGAGTATTTAGAGCAGGATGGCAGTAGTTGTAGTTATGAAGAACAAAGTACTGGAGATGGTTCGACAATTAAAATAGGCGATGATGTTTTGTCTAATACTGCAGATGAAGAGCATAAACCTGATATAAGTCAAACATTTTATTCAAGTCAATCAACCGATATTTCTGATGCTAAACATTCAACAGCAGAAATTG gaCACTTACTTTCAAAACCTAGTACATCAAGCGAGCGAATAACTCAGGAAGCAGCTCAAG GAGGAATTACATACATATCTGGTCAACCCCATAGTCTCAGCAAAGCAAATGGTCATGGAAAAGTATGTGTACACTGTAAACGCCGAGGAGTACTTACATCACGTGGAAAACTCAAGCAGACACGCTTCAAATGTTGGGCCTGCAATGCCTGTCTGTGCCGCTGGCCATGTTTTGCCGAATTCCATGAACTCCGAGCTATTCCTCACATTCCTCCCCCATAG